The nucleotide window GTTCAGACAACCAAGATGGGCCGTTCCACCAAAGTGAACTGTTGATAAGTGTAGCTGGTGTACAACCTCTTGATACAAGATCGGCAGGATTGTGCTTTGTCCTTACATGTTTCCAAGTAAAATCTGCAGTCAAGTTTTGGATTGTAGAGACACGCACAGAGACAAAGACATCAGCTCGGTTGGGCAAAGCCTTAAGCCAGTCACACACAATTTTTGAGTCGGTCCATAGAACAACATTGGAAAATTTGAGCTTGGAAGCTTGTATAGCTTTGACAACAAGCTTAGCTGACAAATGTGCTGCTTGGAGTTCTAAACGTGGGATTGTAAGTAATGGCTTAATAGAAGCTACCTTTGACTTGGATGTGAGTAGTTTGACTTGAACTCCGTTTGATGATATGCTGCGGATGTAGAGACAAGCTCCATAAGCTGTGGCACTAGCATCAGAGAATGCATGAAGTTCAAGCTTGACGTCTGTGCTAGGCGGTAAAACACATCTAGGAATTGCAATGTTTGAAATGTTAGGCAGTTCTTTGAGGATGGACAACCACTCAGTAAGAAGTTCGGGAGGGAGTTTGTCATCCCAATCCAGTTTGTGAAGCCAGAGTTTCTGGAAAAGTAATTTAGGCAAGATTACCACAGGGGAAATAAGGCCTAAAGGatcaaaaatgcttgaaataCTGGATAATAATTCACGCTTTGTGAATGACGTTTTGAGAGCAACATCTGTGATGCTGGATGAGATGATGAGTTGGTCGGTGGTGGAATTCCATATGAGTCCAAGCGCCTTAACTACGCTATCACTGGAATCAGAAAGTGGACGTGAAGTGGCTGTCTCGACAAGATGTGGCGGAATAGTGGCTAACAGCTCTGTGGAGTTAGACAACCATTTTCTCAGTTCCATTTTTCCTCTATCAACAGTAGTAAGCAGCTGATGTGATAACTCAATAGCTGATTCAATTGTTGATGATCCACTTATAAGATCGTCCACATAGAAATCTTCTTTCAAAGCATGACATACAGCTGAATTGGGAGGGCACTCAACATCCGCTAAATGGTTGAGCGTGCGAGTGGCCAAATATGGAGCAGATGATGTGCCATAAGTGACAGTATTTAGAAAATACTCTTGAACGGGTTGATTCTCATCAGACCTCCAGAAAATACGTTGGACATTTCTGTCTTCTGGGTGGACGAGGATTTGGCGGTACATCTTTGTTACGTCGGCAATGAAGGCTATGCGGTGTGTCCGAAATCTGAgtacagtttcaaataattcaggCTGAACGGTAGGACCAATGTGGATGACATCATTGAGTGACAGACCTGTGACTGATTTGGCGGATGCGTCAAATACCACTCTGAGTTTAGTTGTCGTTGAGTCGGGTTTAAAAACCGGATGGTGGGGAATATGATAACAGAATTCCTGATAAGAGGATTCAGGAGCGGGTGACATGTGTCCTAGATTGATGTACTCTTCCATGAATTCAGTATATTGCTTCTTTAACTCAGCATTTGCAGCGAGTCGTTTTTCAAGGGAGTGAAATCTAGTTAAGGCTTGTTTGTAGGATTGGCCTAGAGAGTGAAATGTTTCCTTCTTGGGTAAAGCAACTGAAAATCTGCCATCATCCATTCGTCGAACATTATCAATGTAATGTTGTTCGATTTGGGCATGTTCAGTTGGTGTGCTAGTTTTGACATCAATTTCTTCCATGCGCCAAAATTTCTCAAGCTGTTTTGAGATGTCAGCATTGGTGACATGTTCATTTGAATGATCAAGATTAGAAACAAAATTGGAAATACACTGATTGATAGTTGGCTTGAGGACCGGAATAGAACCCCAAGTGACCCAGCCTAAACGAGTATTCTGAAGAACACAGCTTTCAGACAAACGAATCTGACCAGGTAGATGAAGCATAGCATAAACATCAACATTCAAAAGTATGTCAACTCCTGAAATTTCGAAAAAGGATGAATCAGCTAGAATGATGTTGGGAGGGATGTCAAAATCTGAAAGATTGAGCCCAGGCGGCGGCATGCTAGGAGTAATTTTTTCTGTGACAATGCAATCAATACGGGTTGACCATGTATGGTCAGGTGAATGTATATTCAAGGATGATAAGTTCAACAAGGTAGCATTGCTGCCAGATACAGTATGGACTGTGCCGCCAGTACACACTGATGGGAGCTGCAAACGAGATGCAAGTTGTCGTGAGATGAAACAGCTGTCAGATCCACTGTCTAACAGTGCACGGCAAGTCACAGGTTGACCATTCTTGTCAAAAACTACAAGCTGAGCTGTGGGCATGATACATGCACGTCTACTGTTGACAGACTCAATGTGAGGTGCACTGTGAGCATAGCTAACCGCTTGGCTGTGTGGCTCTGAAGACGGCATAGCTGGCTGAGGTGATTGAGTCAACTCAAGTGGCTGTGAGGGCACAAACTGAGAGTTTGACTGGTTAGAGCCACATTGACTGTACTGATCAGAACGACAACCAGAAAGAGCAGAATTATCAACTGAATTGCTGGTTGGCAGACTCTGAACAGGACTCTGCAGCGGTTgagttgatggcgcaaattggcTGCTGTGTGTTGAGCACTGCTGTGTGCTGGAGTTACTATGACCTGGAAACGGCAAGGTAGATTGCAATCTGGATTGATGGTCGGCATGACTATCATTCTGTTGATTCTGAAATGGAGATCTGTACTCACGGTGCGGCATACGGCGCCCACTCCTTGGCAAGTGCTGCGGCGGATTACGGGCATAGTTAGATGCAACAACAAGATTAGacctttttgaaaaattggacCCATGAAGTACAGTATGATGTCTATGCTGGCATGTCTTGCAGGCTCCCTGACATTGGTGAGATCTATCCCATGGCTTAATGCAGTTGATACAGAGATTCTTCTGGAGGACAACACCTGCGCGCTCTGGAAGAGGAATTTTGTTGAGTGCATTACAACTGAAAACATTATGCGTTCCATTCTGACAAAAGTGACACTGTAATGTTGGTGACCTATTGAAAACATTTGGCGTTTTAGGCGGATTGAAATTATTAGC belongs to Nilaparvata lugens isolate BPH chromosome 9, ASM1435652v1, whole genome shotgun sequence and includes:
- the LOC111054948 gene encoding uncharacterized protein LOC111054948 translates to MPHREYRSPFQNQQNDSHADHQSRLQSTLPFPGHSNSSTQQCSTHSSQFAPSTQPLQSPVQSLPTSNSVDNSALSGCRSDQYSQCGSNQSNSQFVPSQPLELTQSPQPAMPSSEPHSQAVSYAHSAPHIESVNSRRACIMPTAQLVVFDKNGQPVTCRALLDSGSDSCFISRQLASRLQLPSVCTGGTVHTVSGSNATLLNLSSLNIHSPDHTWSTRIDCIVTEKITPSMPPPGLNLSDFDIPPNIILADSSFFEISGVDILLNVDVYAMLHLPGQIRLSESCVLQNTRLGWVTWGSIPVLKPTINQCISNFVSNLDHSNEHVTNADISKQLEKFWRMEEIDVKTSTPTEHAQIEQHYIDNVRRMDDGRFSVALPKKETFHSLGQSYKQALTRFHSLEKRLAANAELKKQYTEFMEEYINLGHMSPAPESSYQEFCYHIPHHPVFKPDSTTTKLRVVFDASAKSVTGLSLNDVIHIGPTVQPELFETVLRFRTHRIAFIADVTKMYRQILVHPEDRNVQRIFWRSDENQPVQEYFLNTVTYGTSSAPYLATRTLNHLADVECPPNSAVCHALKEDFYVDDLISGSSTIESAIELSHQLLTTVDRGKMELRKWLSNSTELLATIPPHLVETATSRPLSDSSDSVVKALGLIWNSTTDQLIISSSITDVALKTSFTKRELLSSISSIFDPLGLISPVVILPKLLFQKLWLHKLDWDDKLPPELLTEWLSILKELPNISNIAIPRCVLPPSTDVKLELHAFSDASATAYGACLYIRSISSNGVQVKLLTSKSKVASIKPLLTIPRLELQAAHLSAKLVVKAIQASKLKFSNVVLWTDSKIVCDWLKALPNRADVFVSVRVSTIQNLTADFTWKHVRTKHNPADLVSRGCTPATLINSSLWWNGPSWLSEPEATWNDITVNVAVLRPISTNATRVTPSVLSGIISKLSEYHRMVRATAYVLRFVHNLIHHKEKDQHRLNDLSVEEIQSAEIQLIRTVQEEAFAEEIRQLKQGKELLPSSSLKALSPFIDNNSLLRVGGRLRQSDLPYDYKHQILLPSKHRFTHALIISYHRRVSHDGVQSTMAALRQRYWVISTRRTVKSVLKSCHLCFRFSKFRAEQIMGQLPPVRIQSDFPFFNSGIDYAGPFSLLIGTRKSRTYSKAYLALFVCMVTKAVHVEIVSELTTKAFIAALIRFSSRRGIPHALYSDNATTFVGAHNELQELHNFFEAEKTQKDIHNYTSVLNIGWHFIPPRAPSFGGLWENAIKNFKRIFKVVTFNQILNFEDMATFASQIEAILNSRPLVPLSEDPNDLQYLSPGHFLIGRPLTALPFHSPPTTHLDNRCRWKNLQRITQDLWDRWSKEYLVTLQRKNKWLMENDNITVDTMVLLKDINSAPSTWKLARVIETHPGADGKVRVVTIQTSHGKFKRAITSLAPLPFYDDD